A genomic region of Glycine max cultivar Williams 82 chromosome 15, Glycine_max_v4.0, whole genome shotgun sequence contains the following coding sequences:
- the LOC100787652 gene encoding hydroxyproline O-arabinosyltransferase RDN2 has product MGRASLLLIVFLVLGSSFATYNVVTMIRHYGSSEGVAVDDGALFFDPITEMPDHVKNRKTSKAPFHVALTATDAPYNKWQCRVMYYWYKQQKKLPGSEMGGFTRILHSGNPDNLMNEIPTVVVDPLPAGLDRGYIVLNRPWAFVQWLEKTKIEEEYVLMAEPDHIFLRPLPNLAFGGHPAAFPFFYIRPDQNEKTIRKFYPEELGPVTNVDPIGNSPVIIRKDLIAKIAPTWMNISLKMKEDPETDKAFGWVLEMYAYAVASAVHGVRHILRKDFMLQPPWDLETNKKYILHYTYGCDYNMKGELTYGKIGEWRFDKRSHLRGPPPKNLPLPPPGVPESVVTLVKMVNEASANIPNWDSSSTSS; this is encoded by the exons ATGGGACGAGCTTCATTATTACTTATAGTTTTTTTGGTTCTTGGTTCTTCCTTTGCCACCTATAATGTGGTAACGATGATAAGGCACTACGGATCTTCAGAAGGTGTGGCTGTGGATGATGGTGCATTGTTTTTTGACCCTATTACTGAGATGCCTGATCATGTAAAGAATCGGAAGACATCTAAAGCGCCCTTTCATGTCGCGTTAACAGCAACGGATGCTCCATATAACAAATGGCAATGCCGCGTCATGTATTATTGGTATAAACAACAAAAGAAGTTACCTGGGTCTGAGATGGGAGGATTCACCAGGATTCTGCATTCTGGAAATCCTGACAACTTGATGAATGAAATTCCTACTGTTGTGGTTGATCCCCTTCCAGCAGGTTTGGACCGG GGATACATTGTTTTGAATAGGCCATGGGCCTTTGTTCAGTGGCTggaaaagactaaaatagaggaaga ATATGTGTTAATGGCAGAGCCTGATCACATATTTTTACGTCCTCTGCCCAATCTGGCCTTTGGAGGACATCCGGCtgcttttccatttttttacattagacCTGATCAGAACGAAAAGACCATAAGGAAGTTTTATCCTGAGGAGCTGGGGCCAGTTACAAATGTTGATCCAATTGGAAATTCTCCTGTAATTATAAGAAAG gaTTTGATCGCAAAGATTGCCCCcacatggatgaatatttctttgaagatgaaagaGGACCCAGAGACTGATAAAGCTTTTGGATGGGTGCTAGAAAT GTATGCTTATGCTGTTGCATCTGCTGTGCATGGTGTGAGGCACATTCTGCGGAAAGACTTCATGTTACAG CCCCCATGGGATCTTGAAACTAACAAGAAGTACATTCTCCATTACACTTATGGATGTGACTACAATATGAAG GGTGAATTGACTTATGGCAAAATTGGTGAGTGGAGATTTGATAAAAGGTCACATCTACGAGGACCTCCACCAAAAAACTTGCCCTTGCCCCCACCAGGGGTTCCTGAAAGTGTG GTAACCCTTGTAAAGATGGTGAACGAGGCTAGTGCTAACATTCCAAATTGGGACTCATCTTCCACCTCATCATGA